Proteins co-encoded in one Natronorubrum daqingense genomic window:
- a CDS encoding ABC transporter ATP-binding protein, with amino-acid sequence MDAEAVVDATDLEKTYDETVALSGASLSVGGGEVFALIGPNGAGKTTLVRALTGTTTPDSGSARVLGETPSAIDRDRLGVLPQDFSPPDRLSARELLSYYAGLYDDPRDPDSVLADVGLADAGDTWYEDLSGGQQRRVCVGSTLVNDPDVLFLDEPTTGIDPAGRRTVWRLIEDLAAGGTTVVLTTHDMAEAERLADRVGLLANGSVVARGTPTDLVAEHGGSSRLTIETTAELDAFADLAFPVDRPEQGRVRARRSNDAVVVQEIEPAEIGAVVDFLEGHDLEYTGLSWAEPDLEDVYLTLADETELERTNHGTEFGDDSTDDGVAQTGETA; translated from the coding sequence ATGGACGCCGAAGCCGTGGTCGACGCGACGGACCTCGAGAAGACCTACGACGAGACGGTGGCGCTCTCGGGAGCGTCGCTCTCCGTCGGGGGCGGCGAGGTCTTCGCGCTCATCGGCCCGAACGGTGCGGGAAAGACGACGCTCGTTCGCGCGTTGACGGGGACGACGACGCCCGACTCGGGATCGGCTCGAGTGCTCGGCGAGACCCCCTCGGCTATCGACCGAGACCGACTGGGGGTGCTCCCACAGGACTTCTCGCCGCCGGATCGCCTCAGTGCCCGCGAACTGCTTTCGTACTACGCCGGACTCTACGACGACCCTCGAGACCCCGACTCCGTGCTCGCCGACGTCGGTCTCGCAGACGCTGGTGACACCTGGTACGAGGATCTCTCCGGCGGCCAGCAACGACGCGTCTGCGTCGGCTCGACGCTGGTCAACGATCCGGACGTGCTCTTTCTGGACGAGCCGACGACGGGGATCGATCCTGCCGGCCGACGGACGGTCTGGCGCTTGATCGAAGACCTCGCAGCAGGTGGGACGACCGTCGTGCTCACCACCCACGACATGGCTGAAGCCGAGCGCCTGGCCGACCGCGTCGGCTTACTCGCCAACGGATCCGTCGTCGCCCGCGGAACGCCGACCGACCTCGTGGCCGAACACGGCGGCTCGAGTCGCCTCACGATCGAAACGACGGCCGAACTGGACGCGTTCGCCGACCTCGCGTTCCCCGTCGACCGACCGGAGCAGGGGCGCGTTCGCGCTCGGCGGTCGAACGACGCGGTCGTAGTCCAGGAAATCGAGCCGGCCGAGATCGGGGCGGTCGTCGACTTCCTCGAGGGACACGACCTCGAGTACACCGGGCTCTCGTGGGCGGAACCCGACCTCGAGGACGTCTATCTCACGCTGGCCGACGAGACGGAACTCGAGCGAACGAATCACGGGACGGAATTCGGAGACGATTCGACGGACGACGGCGTCGCCCAAACGGGTGAGACAGCGTGA
- a CDS encoding ABC transporter permease has protein sequence MSRLTRVRAEASAGWRSFVRRRTAVFFTFFFPVILIVIFGALVRTDPTGEGLFTEPPAYYVPGYLAVVVLFTPLSRMGSEVARHREGNRFEKLATTPVTRGEWLLAQTLVNAVIIGLASILILILVVALTGAEIAFSPLLVPYILIGVVCFCGVGAMLGSYTDSQDGAVAASNAIGLPLLFLSETFVSLEQLPGWFAPFVDISPLTYFARGVRAATDPAAETVTVAGLEPAVGNLLILSVLAVLAFWLGARSIPQTD, from the coding sequence GTGAGCCGGCTTACTCGCGTTCGTGCGGAAGCCAGCGCCGGCTGGCGGTCGTTCGTCCGCAGACGGACGGCCGTCTTCTTCACGTTTTTCTTCCCCGTCATCCTGATCGTCATCTTCGGTGCGCTCGTTCGAACGGATCCCACCGGCGAGGGACTGTTCACCGAACCGCCGGCCTACTACGTCCCGGGCTACCTCGCCGTCGTCGTCCTCTTTACGCCACTGTCGAGGATGGGCAGCGAAGTCGCTCGCCACCGTGAGGGCAATCGCTTCGAAAAGCTCGCGACGACGCCGGTCACTCGCGGGGAGTGGCTCCTTGCACAGACGCTCGTCAACGCCGTTATCATCGGCCTCGCGAGTATCCTCATCCTTATCCTCGTGGTCGCCCTGACGGGCGCTGAAATTGCGTTCTCGCCGCTGCTCGTGCCCTACATTCTGATCGGCGTCGTCTGTTTCTGTGGCGTCGGCGCGATGCTCGGCAGCTACACCGACTCCCAAGATGGAGCCGTCGCCGCGAGTAACGCCATCGGACTCCCGTTGCTCTTTCTCTCGGAGACGTTCGTCTCCCTCGAGCAACTCCCCGGTTGGTTCGCCCCCTTCGTCGACATTTCGCCGCTGACGTACTTCGCTCGCGGCGTCCGTGCAGCGACCGATCCTGCGGCTGAAACAGTTACCGTGGCCGGCCTCGAGCCTGCAGTCGGGAATCTCCTCATCCTCTCGGTTCTGGCAGTGCTCGCCTTCTGGCTCGGTGCACGTTCGATTCCACAGACGGATTGA